A stretch of Clostridium sp. BJN0001 DNA encodes these proteins:
- the cls gene encoding cardiolipin synthase — protein MFILLILVLITVVLNIIFSLSLIFIERRDPPTTWAWLFIMILMPGLGFIIYLLLGQNLSRQKLFKEKTKIDEIRRIKPNSKFYSINHSHDGGFKYIDLRRMNYRNNGSLYTINNNVRLFYDGKRKFKQLISDIKNAKKFIHVEYYIFRRDNLGLEIIDELTKKAREGLEVRILVDSMGSYKLTRKSLKEYLNAGGKFSIFFPGIFPHINTRINYRNHRKIVVIDGKYGYVGGFNIGDEYIGKDPKIGFWRDTHVRIQGEAVSDLSERFLLDWCYASGEKIDKYENYFNKDIDIVGDTGIQIVTSGPDHNEEYIRNSYLKIINNAKKNLYLETPYLVPDITMLETLKISALSGVDVRIIIPGNPDHFFMKWAASSYIGDLLNAGVRIYSYENGFIHAKTIVSDSIISSVGTANLDIRSFKLNFEVNAVIYDDRVSINMEDQFFKDIENSTEITIDIYNKRSRLLRIQESLVRLLSPIL, from the coding sequence GTGTTTATATTACTTATCTTAGTTCTTATAACAGTTGTACTTAATATTATTTTTTCTCTTTCTCTTATTTTTATAGAAAGAAGAGATCCACCCACAACATGGGCATGGCTTTTTATAATGATTTTGATGCCTGGGCTTGGATTTATAATATATCTTCTTTTAGGACAGAATTTAAGTCGTCAGAAGCTTTTTAAAGAGAAAACAAAAATAGATGAGATAAGAAGGATAAAACCTAATTCAAAATTTTACAGTATAAATCATAGTCATGATGGTGGTTTTAAGTATATTGATTTAAGAAGAATGAATTATAGAAACAATGGCTCTCTTTATACAATAAACAATAATGTAAGGTTGTTTTATGATGGAAAAAGAAAATTTAAACAACTTATATCGGATATAAAAAATGCTAAAAAATTTATTCATGTAGAATATTATATTTTTAGAAGAGATAATCTAGGTTTAGAGATTATAGATGAACTTACAAAAAAGGCTAGAGAAGGTCTTGAAGTAAGAATTCTTGTTGATAGTATGGGTTCTTATAAATTAACTAGAAAAAGTCTTAAAGAATATTTAAATGCAGGAGGAAAGTTTTCTATATTTTTCCCAGGAATATTTCCTCATATAAATACACGAATAAATTATAGAAATCATAGAAAAATAGTTGTAATAGATGGAAAATATGGCTATGTAGGAGGCTTTAATATTGGAGATGAGTATATAGGAAAAGATCCTAAAATAGGCTTTTGGAGAGATACTCATGTAAGAATTCAAGGAGAGGCTGTAAGTGATTTAAGTGAGAGATTTTTGCTTGATTGGTGCTATGCATCAGGAGAGAAGATAGATAAATATGAAAATTATTTTAATAAGGATATAGACATTGTAGGGGACACAGGAATTCAGATCGTAACAAGTGGTCCTGACCACAATGAAGAATATATAAGAAATTCCTATCTTAAGATTATAAATAATGCTAAAAAAAATCTATATCTTGAGACTCCATATCTTGTACCAGATATAACCATGCTTGAAACTTTAAAGATATCAGCACTTTCAGGAGTAGATGTACGTATTATTATACCTGGAAATCCTGATCATTTCTTTATGAAATGGGCAGCAAGTTCATATATAGGAGACCTTCTAAATGCTGGAGTAAGAATCTACAGCTATGAGAATGGTTTTATACATGCGAAAACAATAGTTTCTGACAGCATAATTTCAAGTGTTGGAACTGCAAACCTTGATATACGAAGTTTTAAGCTTAATTTTGAAGTTAACGCAGTCATTTATGATGATAGAGTTTCAATAAATATGGAAGATCAATTTTTTAAAGATATTGAAAATTCAACAGAAATTACGATTGATATATATAATAAGAGAAGTAGGCTTCTTAGGATACAAGAATCTCTTGTTAGGCTTTTATCGCCAATTTTATAA
- the aroF gene encoding 3-deoxy-7-phosphoheptulonate synthase — protein MIIILNKNADKNEIKKLVAQIEKKGLKVNIVHGAETNIIGLIGDTSTVDAGQIESNRVVEKVMHVQEPFKKANRLFHPDDTVIDIMGQKIGGKKIAMIAGPCSVETRDQIVSIAEDVKKIGAGFLRGGAFKPRTSPYSFQGLEYEGLNLLKEARKETGLPIVTEIMSPYDIERFVEDVDVIQVGARNMQNFELLKELGKIDKPILLKRGLSATIEELLMSAEYIMAGGNEKVILCERGIRTFETYTRNTLDLSAIPAIKKLSHLPVIVDPSHATGKYWMVEPLAKAAVAVGADGLIIEVHNDPANALCDGAQSIKPARYEKIFNELKVIANAVGREI, from the coding sequence ATGATAATAATACTTAACAAAAATGCGGACAAAAATGAAATTAAAAAACTCGTAGCTCAGATTGAAAAGAAAGGATTAAAGGTAAACATAGTTCACGGTGCAGAAACGAATATTATTGGACTTATTGGAGATACAAGCACAGTTGATGCAGGACAGATAGAATCAAATAGAGTAGTTGAGAAGGTTATGCACGTTCAAGAACCTTTCAAAAAAGCAAATAGATTATTCCACCCTGATGATACAGTAATAGATATAATGGGACAAAAAATTGGTGGAAAGAAGATAGCAATGATTGCAGGACCTTGTTCTGTTGAAACAAGAGATCAGATAGTTTCAATAGCAGAGGATGTTAAAAAGATAGGTGCAGGATTCTTAAGAGGAGGAGCATTCAAGCCAAGGACTTCACCATACAGCTTCCAAGGATTAGAATACGAAGGATTAAATCTTTTAAAAGAAGCTAGAAAAGAAACAGGTCTTCCAATTGTAACTGAAATTATGAGCCCATACGATATAGAAAGATTCGTAGAAGATGTTGATGTAATTCAAGTCGGTGCAAGAAATATGCAGAACTTTGAACTTTTAAAAGAGCTTGGAAAGATAGATAAGCCAATTTTATTAAAGAGAGGATTATCTGCAACAATAGAAGAACTTTTAATGAGTGCTGAATATATAATGGCAGGCGGAAATGAAAAAGTAATATTATGTGAAAGAGGAATAAGAACATTTGAAACTTACACAAGAAACACTCTTGATTTAAGTGCAATTCCTGCAATTAAAAAATTAAGTCATCTCCCAGTAATCGTAGATCCAAGCCATGCAACAGGAAAGTACTGGATGGTAGAACCTCTTGCAAAAGCTGCTGTAGCTGTTGGTGCAGATGGACTTATAATTGAAGTTCATAACGATCCTGCTAATGCTTTATGTGATGGTGCACAATCAATAAAACCTGCTAGATACGAAAAGATATTTAATGAATTAAAAGTAATAGCAAACGCTGTTGGAAGAGAAATCTAA
- the aroA gene encoding 3-phosphoshikimate 1-carboxyvinyltransferase, producing the protein MGEYKINPQKLKGEVKVPPSKSMAHRAIICAALSEGESIIKNVDFSDDIKATLDSMIKLGAKASVKEDTLYIKGISKDSELGDKEVVIDCNESGSTLRFIVPIALMRYGKTKFIGRGNLGKRPLKTYYDIFDLQNIKYSHKEGVLDLKTEGQLKSGIFKVRGDISSQFITGLLFVLPLLDGDSKIEITTNMESKGYIDMTLKAIKDFGVTIVNNDYKEFIIKGNQKYKNKDYKVEADYSQAAFYLCADALNNEVYADDLSKDSLQGDKEVIDVLERMGVKFSYKDSSLIGKVSGTLKGTVIDGSQCPDIIPVLALVCALSEGKSKIINAERLRIKECDRLKAVTEELNKLGADIKETEDGLIINGVSSLKGGTTVWSHKDHRIAMTLAVAATVCSEQIVIKDYECVSKSYPDFWKDYISLGGCINEWNDRK; encoded by the coding sequence ATGGGAGAATATAAAATTAATCCACAAAAGTTAAAGGGTGAAGTTAAAGTTCCACCATCAAAAAGCATGGCTCATAGAGCAATAATCTGTGCAGCATTATCTGAAGGCGAGAGCATAATTAAAAATGTAGATTTTTCAGATGATATTAAGGCAACATTAGATTCTATGATAAAGCTTGGTGCAAAGGCGAGTGTCAAAGAAGATACACTTTATATAAAAGGTATATCTAAAGATTCAGAATTAGGCGATAAAGAAGTAGTTATAGATTGTAATGAATCAGGTTCAACTTTAAGATTTATTGTACCTATAGCACTTATGAGATATGGAAAAACTAAGTTTATAGGAAGAGGAAATTTAGGAAAAAGGCCGCTTAAAACATATTATGATATATTTGATTTACAAAATATAAAGTATTCTCATAAAGAAGGCGTTCTTGATTTAAAAACAGAAGGACAGCTTAAAAGCGGTATATTTAAAGTAAGAGGAGACATAAGTTCTCAATTTATAACAGGACTTCTTTTTGTTCTTCCACTTTTAGATGGAGATTCAAAAATAGAGATAACAACTAACATGGAATCAAAAGGTTACATAGATATGACTTTAAAAGCTATAAAAGATTTTGGAGTTACTATTGTAAACAATGATTATAAAGAATTTATAATAAAAGGAAATCAAAAATACAAAAATAAAGATTATAAAGTTGAAGCAGATTATTCACAAGCTGCATTTTACCTCTGTGCTGATGCATTAAATAATGAAGTATATGCAGATGATCTTTCTAAAGATTCACTTCAAGGAGACAAGGAAGTTATAGATGTTTTAGAGAGAATGGGAGTTAAGTTTTCTTATAAAGATTCATCTTTAATAGGAAAAGTAAGTGGCACTTTAAAAGGAACTGTCATTGATGGTTCACAGTGTCCTGATATAATTCCTGTTTTAGCACTTGTATGTGCTCTTTCAGAAGGAAAATCTAAGATAATAAATGCAGAAAGATTAAGAATAAAAGAATGTGATAGATTAAAGGCTGTAACTGAAGAATTAAATAAACTTGGGGCTGATATTAAAGAAACAGAAGACGGACTTATAATAAATGGGGTTTCATCTTTAAAAGGAGGAACTACAGTATGGAGTCATAAAGATCATAGAATTGCAATGACTCTTGCAGTTGCAGCTACAGTATGCAGTGAGCAGATAGTAATAAAAGATTATGAATGTGTATCAAAATCTTATCCAGATTTTTGGAAAGATTATATAAGTCTTGGGGGTTGTATTAATGAGTGGAATGATAGGAAATAA
- the aroC gene encoding chorismate synthase has product MSGMIGNKLKISIFGESHGVAIGITIDGLPSGIELSYEEILKEMARRAPGKSALSTKRNESDTPEILSGFFEGKTTGTPLCAIIRNSDQHSKDYGKLKDLMRPGHADYTGFVKYKGFNDYRGGGHFSGRITAPLVFAGAIAKQILEKEKITVGAHIKSIGSVADKSFNEVELTKELLKKLSLSELPLLSSDKEEKMRNEIIEAKNNLDSVGGIIETSVIGIKPGVGDPFFDSIESTLSHLLFSVPAVKGVEFGLGFEMAKMHGSNANDEYYYDNDGKVKTYTNNNGGILGGITNGMPILFKVAIKPTPSIAKKQRTVDISTNKDSYLEVEGRHDPCIVQRAVPVIEAVTAIGILDQILLNK; this is encoded by the coding sequence ATGAGTGGAATGATAGGAAATAAATTAAAAATATCAATTTTTGGGGAATCGCATGGGGTCGCTATAGGAATTACTATAGATGGCCTTCCATCTGGTATAGAACTTTCTTATGAAGAAATTTTAAAAGAGATGGCAAGAAGAGCGCCAGGAAAAAGTGCTCTTTCAACTAAGCGAAATGAAAGCGATACTCCTGAAATATTAAGTGGATTTTTTGAAGGAAAAACAACAGGAACACCTCTTTGTGCGATAATACGAAATAGTGACCAGCATTCAAAAGATTATGGAAAGCTTAAAGATCTTATGAGACCTGGTCATGCAGATTATACAGGTTTTGTTAAGTATAAAGGGTTTAACGATTATAGAGGAGGAGGACATTTCTCAGGAAGAATTACTGCTCCACTCGTATTTGCAGGAGCTATAGCAAAACAAATATTAGAAAAAGAGAAAATCACAGTAGGTGCTCATATTAAGAGCATTGGAAGTGTAGCTGACAAAAGTTTTAATGAAGTAGAACTTACAAAAGAACTTTTAAAAAAGCTTTCATTGTCTGAACTTCCTCTTTTAAGCTCTGATAAAGAAGAAAAAATGAGAAATGAAATTATTGAAGCTAAAAATAATTTAGATTCAGTAGGTGGAATTATCGAAACATCTGTAATCGGGATAAAACCAGGAGTAGGAGATCCATTTTTTGATTCTATAGAATCAACTCTTTCACATCTTTTATTCTCTGTTCCTGCAGTAAAAGGTGTTGAGTTTGGTCTTGGTTTTGAAATGGCTAAGATGCATGGTTCTAATGCAAATGATGAATATTATTATGATAATGATGGAAAAGTTAAAACATATACTAATAATAATGGGGGAATATTAGGAGGCATAACAAATGGAATGCCGATACTATTTAAAGTAGCGATAAAACCTACTCCTTCAATTGCAAAAAAACAGAGGACTGTAGATATAAGTACAAACAAAGACTCATATCTTGAAGTAGAAGGAAGACATGACCCATGTATTGTACAAAGAGCAGTTCCAGTAATTGAAGCAGTTACTGCAATCGGTATTTTAGATCAGATTTTATTAAATAAATAA
- a CDS encoding chorismate mutase translates to MSDINNLRVKIDEIDKKLTELFEERMEIVLKVSEYKKKNSIPVTDSKREDEVIRKNIDRLHNKDYEADIKKFYVSLMDIAKGIEHRKIDKK, encoded by the coding sequence ATGTCAGATATAAATAATCTTAGAGTAAAAATTGATGAAATAGATAAAAAACTTACAGAACTATTTGAAGAGAGAATGGAGATTGTTCTTAAAGTATCAGAATATAAAAAGAAGAATTCAATTCCTGTTACAGATTCAAAGAGGGAAGATGAAGTAATAAGAAAGAATATAGATAGACTTCATAATAAAGATTATGAAGCTGATATCAAAAAATTCTATGTATCTCTTATGGATATAGCTAAGGGTATAGAGCATAGGAAAATAGATAAAAAGTAG
- the aroE gene encoding shikimate dehydrogenase — protein sequence MDFYGLFGEKLGHSLSPEIHNTFFKICNIEGAYKLFEVEKENLKDAVLGLKALKIKGANVTIPYKVEIMKYLDFISDEAKKIKAVNTVCLKDGKLYGYNTDYFGFSDIIRKNNIDIDKKTAMVLGNGGACKAVITYLLDNNIEKVYLISRRKNTENDFDDNRVILKTYDEISDIKGKVLINTTPVGMYPNCGKSVVDEDIIRNFDVLIDIVYNPAETEFLKIGKKLNKKVYGGMTMLIGQAIKSEEIWQEKEFSDSYVENLYKKFKDRF from the coding sequence ATGGACTTTTATGGACTTTTTGGTGAGAAATTAGGGCATAGCCTTTCACCTGAAATACATAATACTTTTTTTAAAATCTGCAATATTGAAGGTGCATATAAGCTTTTTGAAGTAGAAAAGGAAAATCTTAAAGATGCAGTTTTAGGACTTAAAGCATTAAAGATAAAGGGAGCTAATGTAACAATTCCTTATAAAGTTGAGATAATGAAATATCTTGATTTTATATCTGACGAAGCTAAGAAAATAAAAGCTGTGAATACAGTCTGCCTTAAAGACGGAAAGCTTTATGGATATAATACAGATTACTTTGGATTTAGCGATATAATAAGGAAGAATAATATAGATATAGATAAAAAAACAGCAATGGTTCTTGGAAATGGTGGGGCATGTAAAGCTGTAATTACATATCTTTTAGATAATAATATAGAAAAAGTATATTTAATTTCAAGAAGAAAGAATACTGAAAATGATTTTGATGATAATAGAGTAATACTTAAAACGTATGATGAAATTTCAGATATTAAAGGAAAAGTTTTAATAAATACAACTCCTGTAGGAATGTATCCAAACTGCGGTAAAAGCGTAGTTGATGAGGACATAATACGTAATTTTGATGTGCTTATTGATATTGTATATAATCCAGCAGAAACTGAATTCTTAAAGATTGGAAAAAAACTTAATAAAAAGGTTTATGGCGGTATGACAATGCTAATAGGTCAGGCTATTAAATCTGAAGAGATATGGCAGGAAAAAGAATTTAGTGATTCTTATGTAGAAAATCTTTATAAGAAGTTTAAGGATAGGTTTTAA
- a CDS encoding shikimate kinase has translation MKKSNVLLIGMPGCGKSTVGKIVAKYLNMDFIDMDDYIEKESGTSIPKLFEKGEEYFRDLESSACKKLSLSKNTIISTGGGAIKRKSNIDVFRENSIVIFIDRPLDILINDVDIDKRPLLKEGREKIVNLYKERYNLYVNYSDVIVKNDGTINKIISKLKKAIVKVKEA, from the coding sequence ATGAAAAAAAGTAATGTTTTACTTATAGGAATGCCAGGATGCGGGAAAAGTACAGTAGGAAAGATAGTAGCCAAATATCTTAACATGGATTTTATAGATATGGATGATTATATAGAAAAAGAATCGGGCACAAGTATACCAAAATTATTTGAAAAAGGTGAAGAGTATTTTAGAGACTTAGAGAGTAGTGCGTGCAAAAAACTTTCATTATCTAAAAACACAATCATATCAACAGGTGGAGGAGCAATTAAGAGAAAATCAAATATTGATGTATTTAGAGAAAATAGTATTGTGATTTTCATTGATAGACCACTTGATATTTTAATTAATGATGTTGATATAGATAAAAGACCGCTGCTTAAAGAAGGAAGAGAAAAAATAGTAAATCTATATAAAGAGCGTTATAATTTATATGTCAATTATTCTGATGTAATTGTAAAAAATGATGGGACAATAAATAAGATAATAAGCAAATTAAAAAAAGCAATAGTAAAAGTAAAAGAGGCGTAA
- the aroQ gene encoding type II 3-dehydroquinate dehydratase, which translates to MKILVINGPNINMVGVREKQIYGTRSYDEICKFIKSEGEKMGHEVTLFQSNCEGEIIDELQKAYYEKYDGIVINPGAYTHYSYAIHDAIKGINIDTVEVHLSNIHKREDFRRKSVTAPACIGQLCGFGENGYILAMKALEMNK; encoded by the coding sequence ATGAAGATACTTGTAATTAATGGACCTAATATAAATATGGTAGGGGTAAGAGAAAAACAAATTTATGGAACACGTTCTTATGATGAGATTTGTAAATTTATAAAGTCAGAAGGAGAAAAAATGGGGCATGAGGTTACTCTTTTTCAGAGCAACTGTGAAGGAGAAATAATAGATGAGCTCCAGAAGGCATATTATGAAAAGTATGATGGAATAGTAATTAATCCAGGAGCGTATACGCATTATAGCTATGCAATCCATGATGCTATAAAAGGAATAAATATAGATACAGTTGAAGTACATTTATCTAATATACATAAGAGAGAAGATTTTAGAAGAAAATCAGTTACTGCACCTGCATGTATAGGACAGTTATGCGGGTTTGGTGAAAATGGATATATTCTTGCGATGAAAGCATTAGAAATGAATAAATAG
- a CDS encoding prephenate dehydrogenase, with the protein MKIAVTGLGVVGGSFAMALKEAGFCDVYGIDIDKVTLKKAEDLKIIKKGYQDGKDILNSCDLVIIALYPELIEKFIKDNKNNFKEGAVITDATGIKRPFIDNIVKLLPKNIDFVFGHPMAGREKKGIDFASSNVFKGANYIITPIEINKSENIDKIENLAFKLGFKSVKKITPKEHDELISYTSQLPHSIAVALINSDKEGRDTGKFIGDSYRDLTRIANINEDLWSELFIGNKDNLLNSIDNFEIELNKLKDAIKKDDKDALKKLFIKSTKRREKL; encoded by the coding sequence ATGAAAATTGCTGTTACAGGTCTTGGGGTTGTAGGCGGATCGTTTGCAATGGCGTTAAAAGAGGCAGGGTTTTGTGATGTATACGGAATTGATATAGATAAGGTAACTTTAAAAAAAGCAGAAGATTTAAAAATAATAAAAAAAGGATATCAAGATGGAAAAGATATCTTAAATTCATGTGATCTTGTAATAATTGCTCTTTATCCTGAACTTATTGAAAAGTTTATAAAGGATAATAAAAATAATTTTAAAGAAGGAGCAGTTATAACTGATGCAACAGGAATAAAGAGACCTTTTATTGATAATATAGTAAAACTTCTTCCCAAAAATATAGACTTTGTTTTTGGCCATCCAATGGCAGGAAGAGAAAAAAAAGGAATAGATTTTGCGAGTAGTAATGTATTTAAAGGGGCAAACTATATAATAACTCCTATAGAAATAAATAAATCTGAAAATATTGATAAAATAGAAAATTTAGCCTTTAAGCTTGGTTTTAAAAGTGTAAAAAAGATTACACCTAAGGAGCATGATGAACTTATAAGCTATACAAGTCAGCTCCCACATTCAATCGCAGTAGCGCTTATTAACAGCGATAAAGAAGGAAGAGATACTGGGAAATTTATTGGAGATAGCTATAGAGACTTAACAAGAATAGCTAATATAAATGAAGACTTATGGTCAGAACTTTTTATTGGAAATAAAGATAATCTTTTAAATTCAATTGATAATTTTGAAATCGAACTTAATAAACTAAAAGACGCTATTAAAAAAGATGATAAAGATGCTTTAAAGAAACTTTTTATAAAATCAACTAAAAGAAGAGAAAAATTATAA
- a CDS encoding DUF2334 domain-containing protein: MSKNISKKIIVITSCIVVFAVCAVTALRCTLLYEKNITIINNKIYSSMLPTDSFSKYYTPELKFEDTNVSKINDVSISLFGEKLKLKKILLKSQRYYIPLNVICNKLKYNMIKEDSSVLLSKDGQEIILNDDTYNDGLTTRQLRGKLLTQGKHKFIAISDIEQIFNLFAVFDFDNKSISLIQNVPKQDNDIEKQTKLKFMPDQKVALIRLEDFGCGDTNTSSKNQTKTKIMVNFLYNNNIKFHVGWVPRFVDPSENIDNDLLTIQNITNVGFIDVLDYIINKGGQIGIHGYTHQDGDTKSISGEEMSKDINNTKEDVERILKNSINTASALNIPYTFFESPHYSSTYLQKSVVNKFFQYSFEPYDWEHNQNIYKTDTNNLYVPAPLGRVKDVNDMSEILDGFKDDDQDKLHALYYHPSIELDYIDYSLSNNKMNIKYDEKSPLKKIVRAIEDNGYTTIHIDELKTEDEEE; encoded by the coding sequence ATGTCAAAAAATATTTCAAAAAAAATTATAGTTATTACATCGTGTATAGTAGTATTTGCAGTTTGTGCAGTAACAGCACTGCGTTGCACTTTGCTTTATGAGAAGAATATAACGATTATTAACAATAAAATATATTCTAGTATGCTTCCGACAGATAGTTTTAGTAAATATTATACTCCAGAGTTAAAATTTGAGGATACTAATGTTTCTAAAATTAATGATGTATCTATATCACTTTTTGGAGAAAAATTAAAACTTAAAAAAATACTTCTTAAATCGCAGAGGTACTATATTCCTTTAAATGTTATATGTAATAAACTTAAATATAATATGATAAAAGAAGATAGTTCAGTTCTTTTAAGTAAAGATGGACAAGAAATAATATTAAATGATGATACATATAATGATGGTCTTACAACAAGACAGTTAAGAGGAAAGTTATTAACTCAAGGAAAGCATAAATTTATAGCTATTTCAGATATTGAACAGATTTTTAATCTTTTTGCTGTATTTGATTTTGATAATAAGAGCATATCTCTTATACAAAATGTGCCTAAGCAGGATAACGATATTGAAAAGCAGACAAAGCTCAAATTTATGCCTGATCAGAAAGTTGCGCTTATAAGGCTTGAAGATTTTGGATGTGGAGATACAAACACATCATCAAAGAATCAGACAAAGACTAAGATAATGGTAAATTTTCTTTATAATAACAATATAAAATTCCATGTAGGCTGGGTTCCAAGATTTGTAGATCCTTCTGAAAATATAGACAATGATCTGCTTACTATACAGAACATTACAAATGTAGGATTTATAGATGTACTTGACTATATTATAAATAAAGGTGGACAAATAGGAATTCATGGATATACTCACCAAGATGGAGATACAAAGAGTATATCAGGTGAAGAAATGTCGAAGGATATTAATAATACTAAAGAAGATGTTGAAAGAATACTTAAAAATTCTATAAACACTGCATCAGCACTTAATATTCCATATACATTTTTTGAAAGCCCTCATTATAGTTCAACATATCTTCAAAAGAGTGTTGTAAATAAATTTTTCCAATATTCATTTGAACCTTATGATTGGGAGCATAATCAAAATATTTATAAGACAGATACAAATAATTTATACGTTCCTGCACCTTTAGGACGTGTTAAAGATGTTAATGATATGTCTGAGATCTTAGATGGATTTAAAGATGATGATCAAGATAAACTTCATGCACTTTACTATCATCCATCGATTGAGCTTGATTATATAGATTATTCTCTTTCTAATAATAAGATGAATATAAAATATGATGAAAAGTCACCTTTAAAGAAGATAGTAAGAGCGATTGAAGATAATGGGTATACAACAATTCACATAGATGAATTGAAAACAGAAGACGAGGAAGAATAG
- a CDS encoding clostri-philic family protein translates to MKKGRPCINNPMQKGKRRQKLHEMQNNVGDKNVKSHFQNFNGEDMD, encoded by the coding sequence ATGAAAAAAGGAAGACCATGTATAAACAATCCAATGCAGAAAGGCAAAAGAAGGCAGAAACTTCACGAGATGCAAAATAATGTTGGAGATAAAAATGTGAAGTCCCATTTTCAAAATTTTAATGGAGAAGACATGGACTAA
- a CDS encoding IS110 family transposase, giving the protein MKNINYLSTLFVGIDISSRENVVSALNFNQDFLIKMKAVANTQTGAKQLETMLVDVLKNNIYRSVIIGLESTSFYGVHIANFLSTSEILMPYKPYVYCLNPKEIANYKKSFNDLNKNDGIDSFVIADFARVGRIHIEPWHGSQYLALQRLTRHRLHIANSLTREKTYMLSNVFLKFSEFALLDDEKHPFSDKFGATASSILTEFLSTEDIANTPMEELVNFVNKKSRKQISNPELTVEILQQAARNSYRLDKCLYEPLTTSIACSFNCIQAFQNQLKTINRAIEKTVKGLNANEYQILMSIPGFGPVYSSGIIAELGSIKNFPNNDTVAKYAGIVWKENQSGSFKAEKTPMSKAGNRYLRYYLIEATTSVIRHIPEYEKFYKKKYAEVTTHQHKRALALTSRKLIRLIFGLLAKNQLYSADSVDR; this is encoded by the coding sequence ATGAAGAATATAAATTACTTATCAACGCTATTTGTAGGAATTGATATAAGTTCACGAGAAAATGTTGTTTCTGCTTTAAATTTCAATCAAGATTTTTTAATTAAAATGAAAGCGGTCGCGAATACGCAGACCGGTGCAAAGCAGCTTGAAACTATGCTTGTTGATGTATTAAAAAATAATATTTATAGATCTGTAATAATTGGATTAGAATCTACTTCGTTTTACGGAGTTCACATCGCTAATTTTTTATCAACAAGTGAAATATTAATGCCATATAAACCATATGTTTATTGTTTAAATCCAAAGGAGATTGCTAACTACAAAAAATCATTTAATGACCTCAATAAAAATGATGGTATAGATTCATTTGTAATTGCTGATTTTGCAAGGGTTGGGAGAATACATATCGAACCATGGCATGGCTCTCAATATCTTGCTTTGCAAAGACTTACAAGACATAGGCTTCATATAGCAAATTCCTTAACAAGAGAAAAAACCTATATGCTTTCAAATGTATTTCTCAAATTTAGTGAATTTGCTTTATTAGATGATGAAAAGCATCCTTTTTCAGACAAATTTGGAGCAACTGCATCATCAATATTAACAGAATTTTTGTCTACTGAAGATATCGCAAATACTCCCATGGAGGAGCTTGTGAATTTCGTAAATAAAAAAAGCCGAAAACAAATTTCTAATCCTGAACTTACTGTTGAAATTCTGCAGCAAGCGGCGCGAAACTCGTATCGGCTTGATAAATGTTTATATGAACCCCTTACAACTTCTATTGCCTGTTCTTTTAACTGTATTCAGGCATTTCAAAATCAACTAAAAACTATTAACAGAGCTATCGAAAAAACTGTAAAGGGTTTAAATGCTAACGAATATCAAATCTTGATGTCAATCCCTGGATTTGGTCCTGTATACTCTAGTGGTATAATCGCCGAACTAGGTAGCATAAAAAACTTTCCTAACAATGATACCGTTGCAAAATATGCCGGTATCGTATGGAAGGAAAATCAATCCGGTAGTTTTAAAGCTGAAAAAACACCTATGAGCAAAGCTGGTAACAGATATTTGCGTTATTATCTTATAGAAGCTACTACAAGTGTCATAAGACACATTCCGGAATATGAAAAATTCTATAAAAAGAAATACGCTGAAGTTACTACTCATCAACATAAACGAGCACTTGCGTTAACATCTCGTAAATTAATTCGTTTGATTTTTGGATTGCTGGCTAAAAATCAACTCTATTCTGCAGATAGTGTAGATAGATAA